The Hippoglossus hippoglossus isolate fHipHip1 chromosome 4, fHipHip1.pri, whole genome shotgun sequence DNA window ACCTAGTATATGGCTGGGCCGTTTATGGTTAATGCGTGAAACTGAAAGATGCTGTGGGACCACAATAAACAACTTTTAATGGAAACTAGCTAAAGCCGGTTTGAAAAGTTGCTAAATTTTGCAAGATAACATAATATCCATATTAGCCTATTCAAGATATCATTGTGTCAGATTTGAATTCTGGCTAGTTACAGCCCTTTGcttctctctggctctctctgcTCACATTTAAAAAGGCTGAATTCTTAACAAAGTCCttctcatttaaatgtgttcctgtgtctgTTGACAACGAATGACAGAAACAATGGAACAACACAAGAACAACGTTAAATCAGTCCATGAAGAATGCATGTTAACCAGCAATCACTTCCAAGCCATTTCCAAATCCACTGCGCTGCTAAGATActgtttttaaaactgcagtGTCATCTGACAAAATCACTATACACAAAAGACAACGGCTGTCCTGTATCGTGAattatatacactaccgttcaaaagtttggggtcacccagacaatttcgtgttttccatgaaaactcacacttttatttatcaaatgagttgcaaaatgaatagaaaatatagtcaagacattgacaaggttagaaataatgatttttatttgaaatattaattttgttcttcaaactttgctttcgtcaaagaatgctccatttgcagcaattacagcattgcagacctttggcattctagctgttaatttgttgaggtaatctgtagaaatttcaccccacgcttcctgaagcccctcccacaagttggattggcttgatgggcacttcttgcgtaccatacggtcaagctgctcccacaacagctcaatggggttgagatctggtgactgcgctggccactccattacagacagcataccagctgcctgcttcttccctaaatagttcttgcataatttggaggtgtgctttgggtcattgtcctgttgtaggaggaaattggctccaatcaagcgctgtccacagggtatggcatggcgttgcaaaatggagtgatagccttccttatttaaaatcccttttaccttgtacaaatctcccactttaccagcaccaaagcagccccagaccatcacattacctccaccatgcttgacagatggcgtcaggcactcttccagcatcttttcacctgttctgcgtctcacaaatgttcttctgtgtgatccaaacacctcaaactttgattcgtctgtccataacacttttttccaatcttcctctgtccaatgtctgtgttcttttgcccatatcaatcttttctttttattggccagtctcagatatggctttttctttgccactctgcctagaaggccagcatcccggagtcgcctcttcactgtagacgctggcgttttgcgggtaccatttaaagaagctgccagttgaggacctgtgaggcgtctatttctcaaactagagactctaatatacttgtcttcttgctgagttgtgcaccggggcctcccacttctctttctactctggttagagcccgtttgtgctgttctctgaagggagtagtacacaccgttgtcggacattttcagtttcttcgcaatttctcgcatggaatagccttcatttctaagaacaagaatagactggcgagtttcacatgaaagttctctttttctggccattttgagagtataatcgaacccacaaatgtgatgctccagatactcaactagctcaaaggaaggccagttttatagcttctctcaccagcaaaacagttttcagctgtgctaacataattgcacaagggttttcaagggttttctaatcatccattagtcttctaaggcgattagcaaacacaatgtaccattagaacactggagtgatagttgctggaaatgggcctcttTACACCTATggagatatttcattaaaaaccagacgtttccacctagaatagtcatttaccacattaacaatgtatagagtgtatttctgattaatttaatgttatcttcattgaaaaaaacagtgcttttctttgaaaaataaggaaatttctaagtgaccccaaacttttgaacggtagtgtatatactTACATATGTATTTTAAGTGCGATGGAAGTTTTCTTCCAGCTGTAGTTGCTCTTAGATAGTTGCCGCcactgtctgagagcaactaCAGCGGGAAGAAAACTTCCCCAAACACTTTTGGCAACTGGgacagctgcctctaaacagtgttgcaacaaaggcagctgcctctaaacagtgttaCAACGAAGGTAGCAGCCTCTAAACAGTGTTACAATGAAGGTAGCAGCCTCTAAACAGTGTTACAACGAAGGTAGCAGCCTCTAAACAGTGTTACATCAAaagcagctgcctttgatgTAACACTGTTTAGAGGCCCCACAGTGTGGCTGCCtttacaaatcagtggcagtttctgttgccaCCGGAAGTTCCTCTACAAGctaccgctgccacgatttgagcttgACCTTACCCACtagtttaaactttattttttataacttTCTGTGGAAATATAGACCTTCACCAAACAACTATCGATCAAAACATCAAACCGGATTCTTTTCACGATGTCTGGGCCAAACAGCAAGGTTGCAGCCTCGGTGAAAAAGGTAAGCATCACCTTTGTTTAGTTTAGCTGGCTCTAACTAGTTAAACATTAAGCTGTGACGCCACAAGTGAAAGCAGCACAGTTAtgttataaatcatttttgACTAAATGTTTGTATGAAgtgctttgtttttgtatgaactgatatttatttatctgtttatttaacTGTAGCTGGTTATTTTCTGTGTCAAGCACTTATCTGTAATGATGTTTGTATACAagtttgtaaataaagttgagAAGAGGTGAAAGCAGCACACTTATTGTTGAGTAAGTATTATGCTTCTTCCACTATGCGATTGTCAGTTTTAGCCGTACAGcttttcacagtttgtgttttcataggGCTCAACTGCTCAGAAGGTACCTGGAGTGAAGCCAACCAAAGTTGCTAAAAAGGGAAAGGATGATGAGGAATGTGTGGATAAGGGTGTTGGCTGGGATGAGTCTCATGGGAAAGGACCTATTAAACCTGAAGATCAACTGGAGCTCACTGAGGCTGAGTTAAAAGAGGACATCACAAGGATCCTGGATGCCAAAAACCCACATGCACCCGAAAATATTGTACGCTACAGCTTCAAGGACAACTCCTTCAAGCCTGTTGTTGTGGAACAAGTGGCTATTCACTTTGTGTTGGAGGGCAGCCTTATACATCAAGACTCTGATGAGGCCAAAAGAATGATAGCCGGAGAGGGTCTCCCAGGAGAGGCTGtaacagaggaaacaggagctgAACCTGATGAGGAGAAAAATGAAACCCTGGCTACACCTGTAGAAGATGAAGGGGAAGTGGAGGGAGTTGGAGAAGAAGACAGAACAGATAGTGTTGCCTCCAAGAAGCAGAAGAAACGTCCTAACCAGATCAACTTCAGTGAGAGGGCCAGCCAGACCCTCAATAACCCACTAAGGGAAAAAAGCATCCAGACTGATCCTCCTCCACGCATCAACTTCTCTGCCAATGCTAATCAGTGGGAGAACTATGACGCGCACGTGGAGGAGCTGCTAAAactagaaaaaaataaagagaagcagaaagacaCAGTACCGGAGAGGGTGATATTGATGGAGAGCGACGACCTCACTGAAGTAGGAAAAGCATCCAAGATCTTTGAAAGAATGATCcatcaaaacacatttgatgaCAAAGCACAAAATTTCAAATACTTTGAAGATGCCTCTGATGAGTTCAAGGACCAGGAGGGCACCCTTCTCCCTTTGTGGAAGTTCCATTATGACAAAGCTAAAACACTGTCTGTCACCGCCCTCTGCTGGAATAACAAATTTGATGACCTGTTTGCTGTGGGTATGGGATCGTACGACTTCAGGAACCAGGGATTTGGCATGGTTGTCTTCTATTCGTTTAAGAACTCATCGTTTCCAGAGTACATCTACCCCACCAAGTCTGGCGTCCTGTGTCTCGACATCCACAAGCAGCATTCTAACCTGGTGGCCGTGGGCTTCTATGATGGCTGTGTGGCCGTCTACAATTTGAACAACGAGGGAGTGGAGCCTGTGCTCAAAAGCACAGCTAAGACTGGCAAGCACACTGACCCTGTCTGGCAGGTACGCTGGCAGAACAATGACATGGACAACAACCACAATTTCTATTCTGTGTCATCTGATGGCCGTATTGTGTCTTGGACACTTGTTAAGAATGAGCTGCTCTACACAGATATTATCAGACTGTCACTGATTGGTGCTGTATCTGAAGGGCCAGAAGATGCACAGCTGCCCATGTTCACTTGTGGTACAGCGTTTGACTTCCACAAACAGATCGACTCTCTCTTCCTAGTTggcacagagggagggaaaataCACAAGTGCTCCAAGACTTACTCCAGCCATATACTGGAGACCTACAATGCCCACAGCATGGCAGTGGATGCTGTGAAATGGAACTGCTTCCACCCAAAAGTTTTCGTCTCTAGCAGTTTGGACTGGACCGTCAAGATCTGGAACCATACAGTCAACACTCCATTGCTAACCTTTGACCTGAATGCTGCTGTCGGAGATGTTTCCTGGTCTCCATATTCCTCCACTGTATTTGGTGCTGTCACAGCAGATGGCAAAGTTCATGTTTTTGACCTCAGTATCAACAAATATGAGCCTATCTGCCGGCAGTCTGTTGTGGCCAAAGGGACGAAGTTGACGCACCTGGAATTTAACCCCATCAATCCCACCATCACAGTGGGCGACGACAGAGGCTACGTCACCAGCTTCAAACTCTCCCCTAACCTTCGCACGAAACCCAAGGCTAAGAAGGGTCAGGAGCTGCTCGAAGGTCCAGAAGTGGAAGTAGCCAAAATGGAGACGCTGCtcaggctgctgcaggaaaTGTAGCAACGCCCAGTTTAATGTTTCACTCtccaacacacaaacctgaTACAATCTTTTACTCTCTTTCATACTCTTCCGTTTTGTGTATCTCAGTTTGTGCAACAGTAAAAATGACATGTCAAGAAAACTAAttgtatatgttttttaaaaatgt harbors:
- the LOC117760521 gene encoding dynein intermediate chain 2, ciliary-like, with product MSGPNSKVAASVKKGSTAQKVPGVKPTKVAKKGKDDEECVDKGVGWDESHGKGPIKPEDQLELTEAELKEDITRILDAKNPHAPENIVRYSFKDNSFKPVVVEQVAIHFVLEGSLIHQDSDEAKRMIAGEGLPGEAVTEETGAEPDEEKNETLATPVEDEGEVEGVGEEDRTDSVASKKQKKRPNQINFSERASQTLNNPLREKSIQTDPPPRINFSANANQWENYDAHVEELLKLEKNKEKQKDTVPERVILMESDDLTEVGKASKIFERMIHQNTFDDKAQNFKYFEDASDEFKDQEGTLLPLWKFHYDKAKTLSVTALCWNNKFDDLFAVGMGSYDFRNQGFGMVVFYSFKNSSFPEYIYPTKSGVLCLDIHKQHSNLVAVGFYDGCVAVYNLNNEGVEPVLKSTAKTGKHTDPVWQVRWQNNDMDNNHNFYSVSSDGRIVSWTLVKNELLYTDIIRLSLIGAVSEGPEDAQLPMFTCGTAFDFHKQIDSLFLVGTEGGKIHKCSKTYSSHILETYNAHSMAVDAVKWNCFHPKVFVSSSLDWTVKIWNHTVNTPLLTFDLNAAVGDVSWSPYSSTVFGAVTADGKVHVFDLSINKYEPICRQSVVAKGTKLTHLEFNPINPTITVGDDRGYVTSFKLSPNLRTKPKAKKGQELLEGPEVEVAKMETLLRLLQEM